In Triticum aestivum cultivar Chinese Spring chromosome 5B, IWGSC CS RefSeq v2.1, whole genome shotgun sequence, the following proteins share a genomic window:
- the LOC123116899 gene encoding dehydrin DHN1 — translation MEYQGQHGHATDKVEEYGQPVAGHGGFTGGPTGTHGAAGTGAQLQATRDDHKTDGVLRRSGSSSSSSSEDDGVGGRRKKGMKEKIKEKLPGGAHKDATAGQQHTAVAGEYAGTHSTEATGEKKGVMDKIKEKLPGGQH, via the exons ATGGAGTACCAGGGGCAGCACGGCCACGCCACCGACAAGGTGGAGGAGTACGGCCAGCCCGTGGCCGGGCACGGCGGTTTCACCGGCGGGCCCACGGGGACGCACGGCGCCGCCGGCACCGGCGCGCAGCTCCAGGCGACGCGGGACGACCACAAGACCGACGGCGTCCTGCGCCGCTCCGGCAGCTCCAGCTCCAGCTCA TCTGAGGACGACGGCGTGGGCGGCAGGAGGAAGAAGGGgatgaaggagaagatcaaggagaagctCCCCGGCGGAGCCCACAAGGACGCCACCGCCGGGCAGCAGCACACGGCGGTGGCGGGCGAGTACGCGGGAACGCACAGCACCGAGGCCACCGGCGAGAAGAAGGGCGTCATGGACAAGATCAAGGAGAAGCTTCCCGGCGGACAGCACTGA